The following proteins are encoded in a genomic region of Palaemon carinicauda isolate YSFRI2023 chromosome 19, ASM3689809v2, whole genome shotgun sequence:
- the LOC137658100 gene encoding uncharacterized protein: MAVKVLVLLTILGYVVGMPDQAKNIHESLDATDDDSTEWVAVGELVHDYNVTNTNEEEVLNDANDPMVLSDDLCHSLIGIYTDMPEHFNSTLSELKLDQPSLRYPRCLRTRFGFYYLCRGPRFTNYRGFRYCCSNPAMSPLLTRNINFIRCRCAFL; this comes from the exons ATGGCTGTAAAGGTTTTAGTACTCTTAACGATCCTTGGCTATGTGGTGGGTATGCCAGACCAAGCTAAGAACATTCACGAAAGCCTTGACGCTACTGATGATGATTCTACCGAGTGGGTAGCTGTTGGAGAGTTAGTTCAT GATTACAATGTGACTAATACAAATGAAGAGGAGGTACTGAATGACGCAAATGATCCTATGGTACTCTCTGATGATCTGTGCCACTCTCTCATAGGAATATACACTGATATGCCTGAACACTTCAATAGTACCTTAAGCGAATTAAAATTGGATCAGCCTTCTTTGCGCTACCCTAGATGCCTTAGAACAAG gTTCGgattttattacctttgtagagGACCACGTTTCACAAACTACAGAGGCTTTAGATATTGCTGTTCTAACCCTGCTATGAGCCCTCTTCTCACAAGAAATATTAACTTTATACGGTGTAGGTGCGCCTTTTTATAA
- the LOC137658709 gene encoding uncharacterized protein, with translation MADFTSLPTWLKKVLRRGNIEGDVVTSGQKFSFLNGDVMMSKVTGDKGSGTAKVSGNKGSRSAKVTGDKGSRTAKATRDKGSRTVKATRDKGSRTVKVTGDKGFRTSRASNEKGVVTCKETAWPPYSLTDCIDVNMPPKTSGKAAKKASKAQNNIAKGDKEKKKRRRKEGELLHPNLQAHEAGPPRHWKSL, from the exons ATGGCTGACTTCACATCTTTGCCAACATGGCTGAAGAAGGTTTTGCGACGAGGTAACATCGAAGGAGACGTCGTGACATCGGGGCAAAAGTTTTCTTTCTTAAATGGTGACGTCATGATGTCAAAG GTAACTGGTGACAAAGGATCTGGAACTGCAAAGGTAAGTGGTAACAAAGGGTCTAGAAGTGCAAAGGTAACTGGTGACAAAGGATCTAGAACTGCAAAGGCAACTCGTGACAAAGGATCTAGAACTGTAAAGGCAACTCGTGACAAAGGATCTAGAACTGTAAAGGTAACTGGTGACAAAGGATTTAGAACCTCAAGGGCTAGCAATGAGAAAGGAGTTGTAACTTGCAAG gagacCGCTTGGCCGCCATACTCTCTCACTGACTGTATAGACGTCAACATGCCGCCCAAGACTTCCGGAAAGGCCGCCAAAAAGGCAAGCAAGGCTCAGAATAACATTGCCAAGGGtgataaggagaagaagaagcgcAGGAGGAAGGAAGGAGAGCTACTCCATCCAAATCTACAAGCTCATGAAGCTGGTCCACCCCGACACTGGAAGTCGTTGTaa